The Acinetobacter wuhouensis genome includes the window TTCGGTATAGATTTACCCGTTAACCAATGGTTGGAAGAAGATCGTCGTTTAGATGAAGAAGCTTTGGTTGAACGTATTTCTGATGAAATCGTAGCGCGTTATCGTGATCGTCGTACACAAATGGGCGATGAAACAGCAGTGACACTTGAACGTCATTTCATGTTGGGTTCATTGGATCGTCATTGGAAAGATCATTTGGCGGCAATGGACTATTTACGTCAAGGGATTCATTTACGTGGTTATGCGCAGAAGAACCCTGAGCAAGAATACAAAAAAGAAGCATTCAATTTATTCGTGAATATGTTGGGTGTGATCAAATCTGATGTCGTGACAGATATTTCACGTGTACATATTCCAACACCAGAAGAACTGGCTGAAATGGAAGCGCAACAGCAAGCTCAAGCAGAAGCAATGCGTTTGAACTTCGCACATGATGATATTGATGGTATCAGTGGTTCTGATGAAATTGTTGATGCAAAATTTGCAGAAACTGAAGCAGTACCAGTGCCAGAAAGTCGTAATGCACCATGTCCATGTGGCTCAGGTCTGAAATACAAACAGTGTCACGGCAAGATCTAAATTTTTTGATATTTTCAAAGATATTTTAGAAAGTGGGAAAAGCAGGACAAATGTTCTGCTTTTTTTACAAGATATTACAGTAGGTTAATTTTCATTGCAGTAAAAGCAATTAAATGGTATTAACTTGCACAATTGATTTGATTCACTGGAATGACGACAATGACAAAATTATTAAAACCTTTATTTATTGCAACGCTAGCTGTTCCTGCTTTAGCATTTGCTGATACGGCTCCACAAACAACCACTGTAGAAAAAGTTCAAGCGGCGACTGGTGCGGTTTCTGCACAAGCTGAAGTTAAAAATGATACAACAACAGTGATCAGCCCACGCACAGGCATTCGTTATACTTTAGGTAATACAGGAGGTCGTCCGATTATCCTGAAAACTGCAGCGATTGCAGCAGTTACACCTGCGACGATTAATCGTGTAGTTGCGACAAATCCAGCATTGTCAGCATCAAGTCAAGAAAAAGTAAAACAAGCTTTGATTGGTGTGGATGCAACAACAGCGGCAGCAGTTGCACCAGCTACAGCTCAGTAATGATTTCAATGCTGTGTCATTGAGAATAATTTTATGCTAAAAGCATGAAAAGCCAGTATATTTACTGGCTTTTTTAATTTTATATTTAAATCAATAAGAATTTCTTATCGTATAAATAAATAAGCATTTTAATAAGCTCGATTTTTATCGAGAATTCTAATAAGCTGTGTTTTCAAATTAATTCTGTGGACATTTAAAAATGGCTGTTGGTGACGTGTCTATGCCGCAAATGCATGCGGTAAAAGGTGTAAAAATTGGCTCTGCTGAGGCGTATGTACGTTACCCGAATCGACGAGATTTAGTGATTTTTGAATTTGCTCAAGGCACCAATGTTGCGGGTGTTTTTACCCAAAACGCATTTTGTGCCGCACCTGTGCATGTTTCTAAAAAGCATTTGCAAATGGGCAATCCACGCTATTTAGTCATTAACACAGGCAATGCCAATGCAGGTACAGGCAAGCTAGGCATGGAAAATGCTGAAGCGACTTGTTCTAAACTTGCTGAATTGGCAGGTGTACAAGCTTTTGAAGTTTTACCATTTTCAACAGGTGTGATTGGTGAGCAACTGCCAATCGAGCGTTTAACGCAAGGTTTACAACCTGCTTTAAGCACCTTAAATGAAAGTGCGTGGGCGGATGCTGCAACGGGCATTATGACCACTGATACCACCCCTAAAGGCGCTTCTGAGCAGTTTGAGCTAGATGGTGTGACTTATACCATGACGGGTATTTCCAAAGGCGCAGGTATGATCCGCCCGAATATGGCGACGATGTTGGGCTTTGTGGCAACGGATGCACCGATTTCACGTGAATTAACACAGTTAATGTTAAAAACAGCGGTAGAGCAGTCATTTAACCGTATTACCATTGATGGTGATACATCAACCAATGATTCATGTATTTTTGCCGCAACAGGGCTTGCAGGTGGTACAGAAATCCAATCTGTAGATGATGCTCGCTATGACGATGTCTTAGAAGTATTGGTACGTGTAATGAAGCGCTTGGCACAACTCATTGTTCGTGATGGTGAGGGTGCAACTAAATTTATGACTGTTGCTGTCGAAGGTGGTAATAATACCCAAGAGTGTTGTGATATCGCTTATAGTATTGCGCATTCGCCATTGGTTAAGACTGCATTTTTTGCATCTGATCCAAACTGGGGACGTATTCTTGCTGCGATTGGTTATGCGGGTGTCAAAGATTTAGATGTAGAGAAAATCCAAGTTTGGTTGGATGATGTGCAAATCTGTAAAGATGGTGGCGCTGCTGCGGACTATACCGAAGAAGCGGGTGCTAAAGTGATGGCGCAGACAGAAATTACTATTCGTGTGGATTTAGGGCGTGGACAGGCTAAAGACACGGTTTATACCTGCGACCTGTCATATGACTATGTCAAAATCAATGCAGACTATCGTTCTTAATTTTACATTTTAAAAACAGAGCCTCATTCGTGAGGCTTTTTTATAACGGTGTATTTTCACAAAAACATTTTTCGTGGTGAATTTGTGTGCGATAAAAAGTACAATCAATTCACAAATGTGTAGACGCTAGCAAGACGCCAGCGACAAGGAAAGAGAAGACCTCTTATGAATGATGCGAATAATTTAATTGCCAACGAAGCGAAGTCGATTGTGCAAGCGCATTTAGATCGTTTAGGTGAGCCAAAGGACAATCGTTTAAGTCCTGAGCTGAAACAGCAGAAATTTGAACAAATCAAAGCAGAATTACAAAAGCGTAATGCTGTATTGGTTGCACATTATTATTGTGATCCTGAAGTGCAAGAGCTTGCTGAGGCGACAGGTGGCTGTGTTTCGGATTCATTAGAAATGGCGCGTTTTGGGCGTGATCATGAGGCGTCGACACTGGTTGTTGCAGGTGTGAAATTTATGGGAGAAACATCGAAAATTCTTTCTCCTGAAAAAACAGTACTGATGCCAACTTTAGAAGCGACTTGCTCACTTGATCTTGGTTGCCCTGTAGATGAGTTTACTGCGTTCTGTGATGCACACCCTGATTATACAGTGGTGGTCTATGCCAATACGTCTGCTGCTGTTAAAGCACGAGCGGATTGGGTAGTCACATCAAGCTGTGCAGTTGAAATTGTTGAGCATCTGGATAGTTTGGGTGAAAAGATTATTTGGGCACCAGATCAACATCTTGGACGTTATATTCAAAAGAAAACTGGCGCAGATATGCTGCTTTGGGATGGTTCATGTATCGTACATGAAGAGTTCCGTGCTCGTGGCATTGAAAATATGCGTGCGTTATATCCAAATGCAGCAGTGTTGGTTCATCCAGAGTCGCCAGAGTCTGTGATTGATATTGCAGATGCAGTAGGGAGTACTTCACAGCTGATTAAAGCTGCACAAACACTTCCTCACGATACCTTAATCGTCGCGACAGACCGTGGCATTTTCTACAAGATGCAACAAGCTGTGCCGAATAAAACCTTAATTGAGGCGCCAACAGCTGGGGAAGGTGCAACATGCCGTTCTTGCGCACACTGCCCATGGATGGCGATGAATGAGCTAGATGGAATTTTGGACGTTTTGCAAAAGGGTGATCAAGAAATATTCGTAGATCCTGCATTGGCACTACGTGCTAAATTGCCTTTAGACCGCATGTTGAACTTCAGTGCACAATTAAAACGATAAAATTGTATAAAAAACATCTGAAATGCTTGATAAATATACATTTGACGTGTTTTTTTAACTTTTTTTCAATATAGGTGTTGACGTCTAAGGGCGTCACGCCTAGAATGCACACCGTACCGAACGACAAGTTTGATACAAAAGCTGAGATGAACGGAGCATAGCACAGCCTGGTAGTGCACCTGGTTTGGGACCAGGGGGTCGTAGGTTCGAATCCTACTGCTCCGACCAATTCTTCAAGGCAAGGTAATTTATGATATTTATATCATTGTTCTGCGCCTGTAGCTCAGTTGGATAGAGCATCCGCCTTCTAAGCGGATGGTCACAGGTTCGAATCCTGTCAGGCGCACCAAAGCTTGATATTATAGATCCTGAAAACTTAATGTGACGGTGGATGTAGCTCAGTTGGTAGAGCCCCGGATTGTGATTCCGGTTGTCGTGGGTTCGAGCCCCATCATTCACCCCAATTAATTAAGTTGTTTGTGAGACGGAGCATAGCACAGCCTGGTAGTGCACCTGGTTTGGGACCAGGGGGTCGTAGGTTCGAATCCTACTGCTCCGACCATTTAAGCTAACCCATGATGAAAAGCTTAAATAATAAATTATCCGCTTAAATGCGGTTTTTTTATGTCTGAAATTTGCGACTATAAAACTATAATTCAAAAAACTTTAGAATATAAAAAACCTCCGAAGAGGTCTTTTCAATGGAAATGATTTATTGGTTAAGGAACAATGATCACAGCTACACGTCTATTTTCTGCTTTATGTTCTTCTGTATCATTCGGTTTGATGGGTTGTTCAGCACCTTTACCTACGACTTGAATATTTTGTGGCTTAAATTTTTGCTCAATAAAAATATTAGAAACATTTTGTGCACGAACTTCAGACAATTTTAAATTATATTCAGCAGCACCGACATTATCGGTATGACCAACCACTTTAAGCTTATTGAGATTGTACTTGTTCAATTGATTGGCTAAGCGAATGATTTCAGTTTGATGTTCAGGTTTAATATTGGATTCATTAAAACCAAATAATAAACGCTCAGGTAATCCTAGACTCCAACCTTCTTCAGTCAGTACAAAGCCTTCTTTTTTCACAGCTTTGGCTTGTTTATAACTCAGTCCACCCAAATTCATACATCCAGTAAGTGCTAGGCAGAGTATTGCGAGTATAGAAAGTTGCATATTTTTAAACGTCATAAGAACCCCGAATATTGAAAATAGTAAATAAAAAATTAAGAATGATAAATAAACCAGTGATGCTGCAAAGATTTTGCTTTATACATCGCTTGATCTGCTTGAGAAATTAGATCCTCAGGACTCGAAGCTTGAGTTGAGATTGCAATGCCTAAGCTGAAACTAAAGGCAATTGGTTGACCCTTGTAGATTAAAGGTTCTTCACAACATTTGATTAGGTTTTCTGCAATCGAAATGAGGTGCTCAACTTTAGAAATTGAGCGCAAAATAATGGCGAATTCATCGCCTGCAAGTCGTGCAACAAAATCATTTTGACGAATATGGCGCTTAAGACGATTAGACATTTCCTTTAACACTTCGTCACCGACTAAATGTCCATATTGGTCATTAATTGCTTTGAAGTTGTTATTGTCAATAAAAACGAGCGCGAGATTCTGACGCTGATTTGGATCTTCAAATAAATTACATAATACTTGATAAAAATAACTGCGATTGGGTAGTTGGGTTAAATGGTCATGCTGTACTTGATGGGAGAGCGCATTATTCTCATTTTGTAAGTGTGTATGCCACGTTTGGATTTCATCTAATAGTTGATTGAATGTTCCATTGAGTTCTTGGAATTCTTTAATATCACTTTGAGGGAAGCGTAAATTATAGGCTTTTTGCTGTTTTAAAAGCTGTGCAATCTGAATTAAGGGTGAAAAAGATTCCATAATATGGCGATAGGTCAAATTGACCGACCACCAAACTGCAAAAATCATAAACAACATCCCAAATGCTAAGCCAATAAAAATTTTGATAATAAACATCAAAATCTCATTAGAGCTTCCATAAAGAATAACTTGACCAACCAATTGTCCTTGGTGTTGGACTTTTAACTTGATCGGTTCTTTTAAGAAAAATTGATCGAAAATCTTTTGAATATAAGAATAATGCTCGGCATTTTTTAAACTTTCAGCAACTTTATTGCCTTTCATGTCATACACTTCAATCAAGCGAACTGAATGTTGAAAGGTGTATTCATTAATAATTTGTGAAATTGTGATTTTATCTGAAAAGACCAGTGCGGGTTGCACACGTTCGGAAACAGTACGGCTGATCAATAGTAGATTCTGCTTTGCATAAGATTCAACGGTAAATACTGAAATAGTGACAAACGTTGAAGTGCATATAAATAAGGTAATCGCAAAGATCGTAAATTGGGACTTGCGAAATAAAGTTTGTAATGAGGTTGATTTAAATAAATTCAGAATCATGTTGTTATCCTGAATTCTTTGCGAGCAATAAAACTCGTGGATCAATATGTACTTTAGATTGAGCTAAGCTATCTAAATTCACTTTAAAAATAGTATTTCCTGACTTATTGGTAGAAAGGCAGAAAACACTCCCTATTTCACATTCGAGATTACTAGAGCTGAATGATAAAATTAACGGGTTGTGGGACTTATTTATTAGTAATTGTTCAGTTTGTGCAGAGGTGTTAGAAAAAAATACAGCATCACAATGTTGATTCTTCAATTCGGAAGAATGTATTGCACTGACATTAAACAGGGATTTATTGGGTTTTATGTAGCTGGAAAATTGGTTGGCATAAGTAGGGTTGTCAACAACACACAATTCAGGGTTTGGATTCTTTAATTTTGCATAACTTAAAATAGAAAGCGTCATTGTAAAAATATTATGTGACGAATCAGCCAAGGAGTAGTTGCTACAAAAGAGCAAAACCCCTAAACAGAAAGCTTTTCTATTTATTAAGTGGACCATATTCGAATTAATTTATTGGACATTAACTTACATTGAGTAGTTTAAAGAAAAAATACAAATATAAATAGCTTAAAATTTGAATAATTATGCTCTAAATCACGTTAAATTGGTTAAATAAAACACAGTTAATGAATTAAATTAAAAATAAATTCCAAAAGGGGTTGCACCCCATCAGAAATGCTGTAGAATGCACATCCATCGGCGGTGATGAAGATTAAAACTTCTGATAAAACAGTGACTTAGTTAAGATTGATTGGGTTGGGTTTTAGAGAGAAAGTTTAAAATAATTTGAATTACTGGTTGACTTTGAAGAGATTCGGAGTAATATAGCCGACCTAGCTTGATGCTGACGAAGCATTGAGAAGATCATTAAGAGAATATGAAGAACAACTTGTGTGGATTTTTACTGATTGATTGATCGAAATATTATCATTGATTGATTGGTTTAAATTACTCGAAGTTTATTTGAGAGAATTTGTCAGAAAATTGATGAGCCAGAATTGTGACCTTAAGTCACTAATGATTTTAACTGAAGAGTTTGATCATGGCTCAGATTGAACGCTGGCGGCAGGCTTAACACATGCAAGTCGAGCGGGGGGAGTTGCTTCGGTAACTGACCTAGCGGCGGACGGGTGAGTAATACTTAGGAATCTGCCTATTAGTGGGGGACAACGTTTCGAAAGGAACGCTAATACCGCATACGTCCTACGGGAGAAAGCAGGGGATCACTTGTGACCTTGCGCTAATAGATGAGCCTAAGTCGGATTAGCTAGTTGGTGGGGTAAAGGCCTACCAAGGCGACGATCTGTAGCGGGTCTGAGAGGATGATCCGCCACACTGGGACTGAGACACGGCCCAGACTCCTACGGGAGGCAGCAGTGGGGAATATTGGACAATGGGGGGAACCCTGATCCAGCCATGCCGCGTGTGTGAAGAAGGCCTTATGGTTGTAAAGCACTTTAAGCGAGGAGGAGGAGCTCTTGGTTAATACCCAAGATGCTTGGACGTTACTCGCAGAATAAGCACCGGCTAACTCTGTGCCAGCAGCCGCGGTAATACAGAGGGTGCGAGCGTTAATCGGATTTACTGGGCGTAAAGCGTGCGTAGGCGGCTTTTTAAGTCGGATGTGAAATCCCCGAGCTTAACTTGGGAATTGCATTCGATACTGGGAAGCTAGAGTATGGGAGAGGATGGTAGAATTCCAGGTGTAGCGGTGAAATGCGTAGAGATCTGGAGGAATACCGATGGCGAAGGCAGCCATCTGGCCTAATACTGACGCTGAGGTACGAAAGCATGGGGAGCAAACAGGATTAGATACCCTGGTAGTCCATGCCGTAAACGATGTCTACTAGCCGTTGGGGCCTTTGAGGCTTTAGTGGCGCAGCTAACGCGATAAGTAGACCGCCTGGGGAGTACGGTCGCAAGACTAAAACTCAAATGAATTGACGGGGGCCCGCACAAGCGGTGGAGCATGTGGTTTAATTCGATGCAACGCGAAGAACCTTACCTGGTCTTGACATAGTAGAAACTTTCCAGAGATGGATTGGTGCCTTCGGGAATCTACATACAGGTGCTGCATGGCTGTCGTCAGCTCGTGTCGTGAGATGTTGGGTTAAGTCCCGCAACGAGCGCAACCCTTTTCCTTATTTGCCAGCACTTCGGGTGGGAACTTTAAGGATACTGCCAGTGACAAACTGGAGGAAGGCGGGGACGACGTCAAGTCATCATGGCCCTTACGACCAGGGCTACACACGTGCTACAATGGTCGGTACAAAGGGTTGCTACACAGCGATGTGATGCTAATCTCAAAAAGCCGATCGTAGTCCGGATTGGAGTCTGCAACTCGACTCCATGAAGTCGGAATCGCTAGTAATCGCGGATCAGAATGCCGCGGTGAATACGTTCCCGGGCCTTGTACACACCGCCCGTCACACCATGGGAGTTTGTTGCACCAGAAGTAGGTAGTCTAACCGTAAGGAGGACGCTTACCACGGTGTGGCCGATGACTGGGGTGAAGTCGTAACAAGGTAGCCGTAGGGGAACCTGCGGCTGGATCACCTCCTTAACGAAAGATTGACGATTGGTAAGAATCCACAACAAGTTGTTCTTCATTGATGTATCTGAGGGTCTGTAGCTCAGTTGGTTAGAGCACACGCTTGATAAGCGTGGGGTCACAAGTTCAAGTCTTGTCAGACCCACCATTCTGACTAACGAAGCATGAAAATGCTGAATACAGAAAATTAGATATATTGGTCTTAAGCTGGGGACTTAGCTTAGTTGGTAGAGCGCCTGCTTTGCACGCAGGAGGTCAGGAGTTCGACTCTCCTAGTCTCCACCAAATTTTAAGAATAGAAAAGCAACGCTTTTCCTTAAAATTTAAGCAAAAAGCTATGCTTTGCGCAGGCTTTAATCGAACGAAGTCCTAGATTATAGAAATTAATAAGAAGTCGGCGTATTATACGCGTCTTGTTAACTTCTGTGATTTATCACAGTTTACTACGCATCGACGAGATGGTAGTTAATCATTAACAGAATATATTTGAGTTGAAATAAATTGTTCATACTCATTTCAATTAAACATAAGAATATGACACGCAAGTGACATGTTTGAATGATTAAGAGAAATTGAGTTACTAGCGATTAAACTGAATCAAGCGTTTTGGTATATGAATTTAGATTGAAGCTGTACGGTGCTTAGGTGCACAGTACTTCAAACTGTAATGTTGATTGTTCTACTTGTAGGAACAAGCGACTGTTTGGGGTTGTATAGTCAAGTAATTAAGTGCATGTGGTGGATGCCTTGGCAGTCAGAGGCGATGAAAGACGTAATAGCCTGCGATAAGCTTCGGGGAGGCGGCAAATATCCTGTGATCCGGAGATTTCTGAATGGGGGAACCCACTTATCATAAGATAGGTATCGTAACATGAATACATAGTGTTACGAGGCAAACGAGGGGAAGTGAAACATCTCAGTACCCTTAGGAAAAGAAATCAATTGAGATTCCCTCAGTAGCGGCGAGCGAACGGGGATCAGCCCATTAAGTTATATGTGTTTTAGCGGAAAGCTCTGGGAAGTGCTACCGTAGAGGGTGATAGTCCCGTACACGAAAGGGCACATATAATGATGACGAGTAGGGCGAGGCACGTGAAACCTTGTCTGAATATGGGGGGACCATCCTCCAAGGCTAAATACTCCTGACTGACCGATAGTGAACCAGTACCGTGAGGGAAAGGCGAAAAGAACCCCTGTGAGGGGAGTGAAATAGATCCTGAAACCGCATGCATACAAGCAGTGGGAGCCGACTTGTTCGGTGACTGCGTACCTTTTGTATAATGGGTCAGCGACTTATATTCAGTAGCAAGGTTAACCGTATAGGGGAGCCGTAGAGAAATCGAGTCTTAATAGGGCGCATAGTTGCTGGGTATAGACCCGAAACCGGGTGATCTATCCATGAGCAGGTTGAAGGTTGGGTAACACTAACTGGAGGACCGAACCCACTGTCGTTGAAAAGCCAGGGGATGACTTGTGGATAGGGGTGAAAGGCTAATCAAACTCGGTGATAGCTGGTTCTCCCCGAAAGCTATTTAGGTAGCGCCTCGGACGAATACCATTGGGGGTAGAGCACTGTTTCGGCTAGGGGGTCATCCCGACTTACCAAACCGATGCAAACTCCGAATACCAATGAGTACTATCCGGGAGACAGACTGCGGGTGCTAACGTCCGTAGTCAAGAGGAAAACAATCCAGACCGCCAGCTAAGGTCCCAAAATCTATATTAAGTGGGAAACGATGTGGGAAGGCATAGACAGCTAGGAGGTTGGCTTAGAAGCAGCCACCCTTTAAAGAAAGCGTAATAGCTCACTAGTCGAGTCGGCCTGCGCGGAAGATGTAACGGGGCTAAAATATAGTACCGAAGCTGCGGATTTACACGTAAGTGTAAGTGGTAGGGGAGCGTTCTGTAAGCCGATGAAGGTGTGTTGAGAAGCATGCTGGAGGTATCAGAAGTGCGAATGCTGACGTGAGTAACGACAAAACGGGTGAAAAACCCGTTCGCTGAAAGACCAAGGGTTCCAGTCCAACGTTAATCGGGGCTGGGTGAGTCGACCCCTAAGGCGAGGCCGAGAGGCGTAGTCGATGGGAAATTGGTTAATATTCCAATACTTCTGTGTAATGCGATGAGAGGACGGAGAAGGTTAAGTCAGCCTGGCGTTGGTTGTCCAGGTGAAAGGTAGTAGGCATGCATCTTAGGCAAATCCGGGGTGCT containing:
- a CDS encoding sensor domain-containing diguanylate cyclase produces the protein MILNLFKSTSLQTLFRKSQFTIFAITLFICTSTFVTISVFTVESYAKQNLLLISRTVSERVQPALVFSDKITISQIINEYTFQHSVRLIEVYDMKGNKVAESLKNAEHYSYIQKIFDQFFLKEPIKLKVQHQGQLVGQVILYGSSNEILMFIIKIFIGLAFGMLFMIFAVWWSVNLTYRHIMESFSPLIQIAQLLKQQKAYNLRFPQSDIKEFQELNGTFNQLLDEIQTWHTHLQNENNALSHQVQHDHLTQLPNRSYFYQVLCNLFEDPNQRQNLALVFIDNNNFKAINDQYGHLVGDEVLKEMSNRLKRHIRQNDFVARLAGDEFAIILRSISKVEHLISIAENLIKCCEEPLIYKGQPIAFSFSLGIAISTQASSPEDLISQADQAMYKAKSLQHHWFIYHS
- a CDS encoding OmpA family protein, with the protein product MTFKNMQLSILAILCLALTGCMNLGGLSYKQAKAVKKEGFVLTEEGWSLGLPERLLFGFNESNIKPEHQTEIIRLANQLNKYNLNKLKVVGHTDNVGAAEYNLKLSEVRAQNVSNIFIEQKFKPQNIQVVGKGAEQPIKPNDTEEHKAENRRVAVIIVP
- the nadA gene encoding quinolinate synthase NadA — encoded protein: MNDANNLIANEAKSIVQAHLDRLGEPKDNRLSPELKQQKFEQIKAELQKRNAVLVAHYYCDPEVQELAEATGGCVSDSLEMARFGRDHEASTLVVAGVKFMGETSKILSPEKTVLMPTLEATCSLDLGCPVDEFTAFCDAHPDYTVVVYANTSAAVKARADWVVTSSCAVEIVEHLDSLGEKIIWAPDQHLGRYIQKKTGADMLLWDGSCIVHEEFRARGIENMRALYPNAAVLVHPESPESVIDIADAVGSTSQLIKAAQTLPHDTLIVATDRGIFYKMQQAVPNKTLIEAPTAGEGATCRSCAHCPWMAMNELDGILDVLQKGDQEIFVDPALALRAKLPLDRMLNFSAQLKR
- a CDS encoding YfiR family protein: MADSSHNIFTMTLSILSYAKLKNPNPELCVVDNPTYANQFSSYIKPNKSLFNVSAIHSSELKNQHCDAVFFSNTSAQTEQLLINKSHNPLILSFSSSNLECEIGSVFCLSTNKSGNTIFKVNLDSLAQSKVHIDPRVLLLAKNSG
- the argJ gene encoding bifunctional glutamate N-acetyltransferase/amino-acid acetyltransferase ArgJ, whose amino-acid sequence is MAVGDVSMPQMHAVKGVKIGSAEAYVRYPNRRDLVIFEFAQGTNVAGVFTQNAFCAAPVHVSKKHLQMGNPRYLVINTGNANAGTGKLGMENAEATCSKLAELAGVQAFEVLPFSTGVIGEQLPIERLTQGLQPALSTLNESAWADAATGIMTTDTTPKGASEQFELDGVTYTMTGISKGAGMIRPNMATMLGFVATDAPISRELTQLMLKTAVEQSFNRITIDGDTSTNDSCIFAATGLAGGTEIQSVDDARYDDVLEVLVRVMKRLAQLIVRDGEGATKFMTVAVEGGNNTQECCDIAYSIAHSPLVKTAFFASDPNWGRILAAIGYAGVKDLDVEKIQVWLDDVQICKDGGAAADYTEEAGAKVMAQTEITIRVDLGRGQAKDTVYTCDLSYDYVKINADYRS